From a region of the Actinomadura luzonensis genome:
- a CDS encoding 2-isopropylmalate synthase, giving the protein MHGAERYAEFRPIDLTDRAWPSRRLRAAPRWLSTDLRDGNQSLARPMSPERKLRMFELLVGMGYKEIEVGFPVASQDDRDFVRLLIERDLIPDDVRITVLTQAREDLIKATLDTLRGAPRAMVHIYNATSPLFRRLVFGIGRDGCRDLAVRATEVMMEHAERALPGCDLGYQYSPELFNETELDFTLEVCAAVMDVWQPGPGRGIILNFPTTVERSLPNVFADQVEWLDRNLPRREHVCLSVHPHNDRGTGVASAELAMLAGAERVEGCLFGNGERAGNVCLVTLGMNLYVQGVDPGIDFSDLGAVRDTVERCNQLPVHPRHPYGGDLVYTAFSGSHQDAIKKGFDERERRAAASGTPVGELPWTMPYLPVDPKDVGRTYEAVVRVNSQSGKGGVAYVMSAWHGLDLPRGLQADLAVRVQARADAEGGELSPERIGALFRESYLYQGDPSGPLRVGAEPIRAILHVDFGPGGESGRGGDERAAAVRGLGAVLGPWGIQVVAVHTTTPVGDVADAATAPTAFTGPAASAGPARRSAGEIAIYAECATGAGERDVAWGAAVGSDVAACAFSAVRAAAGTVTGTVTGTVTGTVTGTVTGTVPGDRPQPRPAPRPRLAAAG; this is encoded by the coding sequence ATGCACGGCGCCGAACGTTACGCAGAATTCCGGCCGATCGACCTGACCGACCGCGCCTGGCCCTCCCGGCGGCTCCGCGCCGCCCCGCGCTGGCTGTCGACCGATCTGCGCGACGGCAACCAGTCGCTGGCCCGGCCGATGTCCCCCGAACGCAAGCTCCGGATGTTCGAGCTGCTGGTGGGCATGGGGTACAAGGAGATCGAGGTCGGCTTCCCCGTCGCCAGCCAGGACGACCGCGACTTCGTGCGGCTGCTCATCGAGCGCGACCTCATCCCCGACGACGTCCGCATCACCGTGCTCACCCAGGCCCGCGAGGACCTGATCAAGGCCACCCTGGACACGCTGCGCGGCGCGCCGCGCGCGATGGTCCACATCTACAACGCCACGTCGCCGCTGTTCCGCAGGCTCGTCTTCGGCATCGGCCGGGACGGCTGCCGCGACCTGGCGGTCCGCGCCACCGAGGTGATGATGGAGCACGCCGAGCGCGCCCTGCCCGGCTGCGACCTCGGCTACCAGTACTCCCCCGAGCTGTTCAACGAGACCGAGCTGGACTTCACGCTGGAGGTCTGCGCGGCCGTCATGGACGTCTGGCAGCCGGGGCCCGGCCGCGGCATCATCCTGAACTTCCCCACCACGGTCGAGCGCTCCCTCCCCAACGTCTTCGCCGACCAGGTCGAGTGGCTGGACCGCAACCTGCCGCGCCGCGAGCACGTCTGCCTGTCGGTGCACCCGCACAACGACCGCGGCACCGGGGTGGCCTCGGCCGAGCTGGCGATGCTGGCCGGGGCCGAGCGCGTCGAGGGCTGCCTGTTCGGCAACGGCGAGCGGGCGGGCAACGTGTGCCTGGTGACGCTCGGCATGAACCTCTACGTGCAGGGCGTGGACCCGGGCATCGACTTCTCCGACCTCGGCGCGGTGCGCGACACGGTCGAGCGGTGCAACCAGCTCCCGGTGCACCCGCGCCACCCGTACGGCGGCGACCTCGTCTACACCGCCTTCTCCGGCTCCCACCAGGACGCCATCAAGAAGGGCTTCGACGAGCGCGAGCGGCGGGCGGCCGCGTCCGGGACGCCGGTGGGCGAGCTGCCGTGGACGATGCCGTACCTGCCGGTCGACCCCAAGGACGTGGGCCGCACCTACGAGGCGGTCGTGCGGGTCAACAGCCAGTCGGGCAAGGGCGGCGTGGCGTACGTGATGAGCGCCTGGCACGGGCTCGACCTGCCGCGCGGCCTGCAGGCCGACCTGGCCGTCCGGGTGCAGGCCCGCGCCGACGCCGAGGGCGGCGAGCTGTCGCCGGAGCGGATCGGCGCGCTGTTCCGCGAGAGCTACCTCTACCAGGGCGACCCGTCCGGGCCGCTGCGGGTGGGCGCGGAGCCCATCCGGGCCATCCTGCACGTGGACTTCGGTCCCGGCGGCGAGAGCGGTCGCGGCGGCGACGAGCGGGCGGCGGCCGTGCGCGGGCTCGGCGCGGTGCTCGGCCCCTGGGGCATCCAGGTGGTCGCGGTGCACACGACCACGCCGGTCGGGGACGTCGCCGACGCCGCCACCGCGCCCACCGCGTTCACCGGGCCTGCCGCATCCGCCGGGCCCGCGCGCCGCTCGGCCGGCGAGATCGCGATCTACGCCGAGTGCGCCACCGGCGCGGGCGAGCGGGACGTGGCCTGGGGGGCGGCGGTCGGCTCCGACGTGGCCGCCTGCGCCTTCTCCGCCGTCCGCGCCGCGGCCGGCACCGTGACCGGCACCGTGACCGGCACCGTGACCGGCACCGTGACCGGCACCGTGACCGGCACCGTGCCCGGCGACCGGCCGCAGCCGAGGCCCGCGCCCCGGCCGCGCCTGGCGGCGGCGGGCTGA
- a CDS encoding helix-turn-helix transcriptional regulator — protein MAEHNQRQGMALLRELLDDAVAGRGRIAVVTGAIATGKSHLLYGLTEQAFDHGALPLVATGSRAERDLPLGVLSQLVHNTPMMEQHRAVTLGLLQEGARAELAGDTLDHLDVQIVDALCTILLELSERCPLLIAVDDAHHADRASQLCLTYLARRIKYAKIMLVFAAPDHAAHQRSLLHSDLLRQPHCRPVRLAHLTAEAVLRRVAERAGPEAAGRFGAACHELSGGNRLLVDALVEDFQAGGGPGERYAEAVLTCLHGTDPDLLLTARGLAVLGEPDGVARLLGHGPAAVAQALQALNRAGLLAGGRFRHEGARAAVLAALDATDRTGLHRRAAELTHDEGAPVAVVAEHLLLAGCADDPWALSVLEDAAGQALRDGGVEAAIEYLKLAWQGCGDERRRARIATKLVRAAWRINPSTPAGHLAELTAALHKGHLGGGDAVVLAKALLWHGHVADAKDVLHHLRELGGLDREGLAELAVARAWLRGACPSFLAHLPEAGQEESNSAAHSLGVSRRIESANALVRALTEAPRPETTAVAERVLRGSRLDEMSMDTVESALLTLTYSGRPDRAAPWCDAFVEEAASRQAPSRQARLSAIRAEIALRTGDLAAAARDARRALEIIPPGSWGVAVGGPLGALLLAGAAMSRHEECLPYVTQPVPEAMLETRFGLLYLHGKARYTLTAGQAEQALRDLRLCGELMGLWGLDAPEFIPWRVDAAEALVRLGDHEQARLLLEEQLRRSDRRSRRVHGMAMRVLAATGESRHRVMLLRRSAELLQTGGDRYELARTLFDLIEAYHTIGEYRRAGMLTRRARSLAVECSADGLSQALSPDGEHDGDASGVQPILSDAERRVAALAADGYSNRDISAKLYITVSTVEQHLTRVYRKLNVTRRSDLPARLVGEQS, from the coding sequence ATGGCCGAGCACAACCAGCGGCAGGGGATGGCCCTCCTGCGCGAGCTCCTGGACGACGCGGTCGCCGGCCGGGGCCGCATCGCGGTCGTCACGGGCGCCATCGCGACCGGCAAGAGCCACCTGCTGTACGGGCTGACCGAGCAGGCCTTCGACCACGGGGCGCTGCCCCTCGTCGCGACCGGCTCGCGCGCCGAGCGCGACCTGCCGCTCGGCGTGCTCTCGCAGCTCGTGCACAACACACCGATGATGGAGCAGCACCGCGCGGTCACGCTCGGCCTGCTGCAGGAGGGCGCTCGCGCCGAGCTGGCCGGCGACACCCTCGACCACCTGGACGTGCAGATCGTGGACGCGCTCTGCACGATCCTGCTGGAGCTGTCGGAGCGCTGCCCGCTGCTGATCGCCGTGGACGACGCCCACCACGCCGACCGCGCCTCCCAGCTCTGCCTGACCTACCTGGCGCGGCGGATCAAGTACGCCAAGATCATGCTGGTCTTCGCCGCGCCCGACCACGCCGCCCACCAGCGTTCCCTGCTCCACTCCGACCTGCTGCGCCAGCCGCACTGCCGTCCGGTCCGGCTCGCGCACCTGACCGCCGAGGCGGTGCTGCGGCGGGTGGCCGAGCGCGCCGGCCCGGAGGCGGCCGGCCGGTTCGGGGCGGCGTGCCATGAGCTGAGCGGCGGCAACCGGCTCCTGGTCGACGCCCTGGTGGAGGACTTCCAGGCCGGCGGCGGGCCCGGCGAGCGGTACGCGGAGGCCGTCCTGACCTGCCTGCACGGCACCGACCCCGACCTGCTGCTGACCGCCCGCGGCCTCGCGGTGCTGGGCGAGCCCGACGGCGTGGCGCGGCTGCTGGGCCACGGCCCGGCGGCCGTCGCGCAGGCGCTGCAGGCGCTGAACCGGGCCGGGCTGCTCGCCGGCGGCCGGTTCCGGCACGAGGGGGCGCGCGCCGCGGTGCTGGCCGCGCTCGACGCCACCGACCGCACCGGCCTGCACCGCCGGGCCGCCGAGCTGACCCACGACGAGGGCGCCCCGGTCGCGGTGGTGGCCGAGCACCTGCTGCTGGCCGGATGCGCCGACGACCCGTGGGCGCTGTCGGTGCTGGAGGACGCGGCGGGCCAGGCGCTGCGCGACGGCGGCGTGGAGGCCGCGATCGAGTACTTGAAGCTGGCCTGGCAGGGCTGCGGCGACGAGCGGCGGCGGGCCAGGATCGCCACCAAGCTGGTCCGCGCCGCCTGGCGGATCAACCCGAGCACCCCCGCCGGGCACCTGGCCGAGCTGACCGCGGCCCTGCACAAGGGCCACCTCGGCGGCGGCGACGCGGTGGTGCTGGCCAAGGCGCTGCTGTGGCACGGTCACGTGGCCGACGCCAAGGACGTCCTGCACCACCTGCGGGAGCTGGGCGGCCTGGACCGGGAGGGCCTGGCGGAGCTGGCCGTGGCGCGGGCCTGGCTGCGCGGCGCGTGCCCGTCGTTCCTGGCGCACCTGCCGGAGGCGGGGCAGGAGGAGAGCAACAGCGCGGCGCACTCGCTCGGCGTCAGCCGCCGCATCGAGTCGGCGAACGCGCTGGTCAGGGCGCTGACGGAGGCGCCGCGGCCGGAGACGACGGCGGTCGCCGAGCGGGTGCTGCGCGGCTCGCGGCTGGATGAGATGTCCATGGACACGGTGGAGAGCGCGCTGCTGACGCTCACCTACTCCGGCCGTCCCGACCGGGCGGCGCCGTGGTGCGACGCCTTCGTCGAGGAGGCCGCCTCCCGCCAGGCCCCGAGCCGGCAGGCCCGGCTGTCGGCGATCCGCGCCGAGATCGCGCTGCGCACCGGCGACCTCGCGGCGGCGGCCAGGGACGCCCGCCGCGCCCTGGAGATCATCCCGCCGGGGAGCTGGGGCGTCGCGGTCGGCGGCCCGCTGGGGGCGCTGCTGCTGGCCGGGGCGGCCATGTCGCGGCACGAGGAGTGCCTGCCGTACGTCACCCAGCCGGTGCCCGAGGCCATGCTGGAGACCCGCTTCGGCCTGCTCTACCTGCACGGCAAGGCGCGTTACACGCTCACGGCCGGCCAGGCCGAGCAGGCGCTGCGGGACCTGCGGCTGTGCGGCGAGCTGATGGGCCTGTGGGGGCTGGACGCGCCGGAGTTCATCCCCTGGCGGGTGGACGCGGCCGAGGCGCTGGTCCGGCTCGGCGACCACGAGCAGGCGCGGCTGCTGCTGGAGGAGCAGCTGCGGCGCAGCGACCGGCGTTCGCGGCGGGTGCACGGCATGGCGATGCGGGTGCTGGCCGCCACGGGCGAGAGCCGCCACCGGGTGATGCTGCTGCGCCGTTCGGCCGAGCTGCTGCAGACCGGCGGCGACCGCTACGAGCTGGCCCGCACGTTGTTCGACCTCATCGAGGCCTACCACACGATCGGCGAGTACCGCCGGGCCGGCATGCTGACCCGGCGGGCCCGCTCGCTGGCGGTGGAGTGCTCGGCCGACGGGCTGAGCCAGGCGCTGTCGCCGGACGGCGAGCACGACGGCGACGCCTCGGGCGTGCAGCCGATCCTCAGCGACGCCGAGCGGCGGGTGGCGGCGCTGGCCGCCGACGGCTACTCCAACCGCGACATCTCCGCCAAGCTGTACATCACGGTCAGCACGGTGGAGCAGCACCTCACGCGGGTGTACCGCAAGCTGAACGTCACGCGCCGGTCGGACCTGCCGGCCAGGCTGGTCGGCGAGCAGTCATGA
- a CDS encoding DUF5988 family protein: MSEIRVVLVGGPSGLPAERRVQSVRSAGETVKLPLGAGYEHFRHQGESTTLDGEQALVYRWVMHTAIAE, encoded by the coding sequence ATGTCCGAGATCAGAGTGGTCCTCGTCGGCGGCCCGTCGGGGCTGCCCGCCGAGCGGCGCGTGCAGAGCGTGCGCTCCGCGGGCGAGACGGTCAAGCTGCCGCTCGGCGCCGGCTACGAGCACTTCCGGCACCAGGGCGAGAGCACCACCCTCGACGGCGAGCAGGCGCTCGTCTACCGATGGGTGATGCACACCGCCATAGCCGAGTGA
- a CDS encoding acyl-CoA carboxylase subunit beta, which yields MTIVSPVPVKDVTAESPADPDPRAPSSRLARLLDAGSAVPLHPAGEDGDDSGVLAVHGTVGGAPVVAYCTDARRMGGALGAAGAARIVAGIETAVREGCPVIGLWHSGGARLADGVESMDGVGRMFAAMTWASGVVPQLSVILGPAAGAAAYGPALTDLVIMAEAGRVFVTGPDIVRSVTGESIDMTGLGGPEAHGRRSGVAHVLAAGEDDALLRARRLTGLFTHRGVSDLAALAEPRDLRALLPDSPRRAYDVRPLVRRLLDADGFEELQPRWAANILTGLGRLGGRTVGVLANNPLHKGGCLDSLSAEKAARFVRMCDSHGVPLVVLVDVPGYLPGVGQEWGGVVRRGAKLLHAFAESVVPRVTLITRKAYGGAYIAMNSRSLGATTTFAWPGAEVAVMGAESAVGVLHRKALAAAPEEEREALRARLAEEHRRLAGGVERAMAIGVVDEVIAPETSRLRVAEALARAPRARGRHSNIPL from the coding sequence ATGACCATCGTGTCCCCGGTGCCCGTGAAGGACGTGACCGCCGAGAGCCCCGCAGACCCCGACCCGCGCGCCCCCTCATCGCGGCTGGCCCGGCTGCTCGACGCGGGCTCGGCCGTGCCGCTGCACCCCGCCGGCGAGGACGGCGACGACAGCGGCGTGCTGGCCGTCCACGGCACGGTCGGCGGCGCCCCCGTGGTCGCGTACTGCACCGACGCCCGCCGCATGGGCGGCGCGCTCGGCGCCGCCGGGGCCGCGCGCATCGTGGCCGGCATCGAGACGGCGGTGCGCGAGGGCTGCCCGGTGATCGGCCTGTGGCACTCCGGCGGCGCCCGCCTCGCCGACGGCGTGGAGTCCATGGACGGCGTGGGCCGCATGTTCGCCGCCATGACCTGGGCCTCCGGCGTCGTGCCGCAGCTGTCGGTCATCCTCGGCCCCGCGGCCGGCGCGGCCGCCTACGGCCCGGCCCTCACCGACCTCGTGATCATGGCGGAGGCGGGGCGCGTCTTCGTCACCGGCCCCGACATCGTGCGCAGCGTCACCGGCGAGAGCATCGACATGACCGGGCTCGGCGGGCCCGAGGCGCACGGCCGCAGGTCCGGCGTGGCGCACGTCCTGGCCGCCGGCGAGGACGACGCGCTGCTCCGCGCCCGCCGCCTGACCGGGCTGTTCACCCACCGCGGCGTGTCCGACCTGGCCGCGCTGGCCGAGCCGCGGGACCTGCGCGCCCTGCTGCCCGACTCGCCGCGCCGCGCCTACGACGTGCGCCCGCTGGTCCGCCGGCTGCTCGACGCCGACGGCTTCGAGGAGCTGCAGCCGCGCTGGGCCGCCAACATCCTGACCGGCCTCGGCCGGCTCGGCGGCCGCACGGTCGGCGTGCTCGCCAACAACCCGCTGCACAAGGGCGGCTGCCTCGACTCGTTGTCGGCGGAGAAGGCCGCCCGCTTCGTGCGCATGTGCGACTCGCACGGCGTCCCGCTCGTGGTGCTGGTGGACGTGCCCGGCTACCTGCCGGGCGTGGGCCAGGAATGGGGCGGCGTCGTGCGCCGGGGCGCCAAGCTGCTGCACGCCTTCGCCGAGTCGGTCGTGCCCCGCGTCACCCTCATCACCCGCAAGGCGTACGGCGGGGCGTACATCGCCATGAACTCCCGCTCGCTCGGCGCGACCACCACCTTCGCCTGGCCGGGCGCCGAGGTCGCGGTCATGGGCGCGGAGTCCGCCGTCGGGGTGCTGCACCGCAAGGCGCTGGCGGCGGCCCCCGAGGAGGAGCGCGAGGCGCTGCGCGCCCGGCTCGCCGAGGAGCACCGGCGGCTGGCCGGCGGCGTCGAGCGGGCCATGGCGATCGGCGTCGTGGACGAGGTCATCGCGCCGGAGACCTCGCGGCTGCGCGTCGCCGAGGCGCTGGCCCGCGCGCCGCGCGCCCGGGGACGCCACTCCAACATCCCCCTGTGA
- a CDS encoding GH92 family glycosyl hydrolase: protein MSVWSLPVVAALVAGAAFPPGLATLAAQDVDMVRDPAALVNVFHGTKEAATDFGHGGGGGMTFPGAVLPFGMMQWSPDTVADAGGGYRWEDNRLRGYSMTHISGPGCTGAQDFPVMPFSGAIGRSPATHGEDYVQTFSHANERAAPGFYSGTLDTGVKTELSVSTRAGVARFTFPQGKPGTVLLNTSGSINGVDDGETRISGNTVQGWVQTGGFCGPPMRYKVYFHAVFDQPVTAYGTWKDDEVRPGTQSVANAGEARVQGDVVTQDDVVVNGPGSGAYLQFDPARPVQMRVGLSYVSIDGAAKNLAAEIAAKSLDQVRSEAAAVWDQRLGQVRVGGGTDAQRRTFYSNLYHALLQPYVFEDVDGAYTGMDGKPRTVAAGRHHYATFSGWDIYRSEVQLLALLAPDVAGDIAQSMYDNAMALGNVWDRWSHQTAVTGVMVGDPYHVILSTMYAFGARGFDYSSALKAMAEAARRVGPMDIGHPLLGYDERPGNAAYMSKGYVPVDPSATLEYGAADFGIAQLATRLGDRATAGEFMKRAQAAWQSMYNPGEDWIQPRMGDGSFKAPFDPAAPDVYMEGNGAQYHWMVPYNPAGLFTAMGGAAKVEARLDGYFKELNAGPAEPYSYLGNEPGLGSPWLYSWLGKPYKTQEVVRRAQKELFGPGPDGLVGNDDLGAMGSWYVWSAIGLYPAIPGRAELFVSTPLFDRITIDRPAGDIVVSAPGAAGGYVRALRVNGAATTKAWLPESFATAGGQLDVTVGTTASTSFGAAAADAPPSFGTGSRAYLAGMAPGSGPVEPGATFKAELAVRSLGAAASVAWQARPPAGITVSPASGTLNVTAGGQARVALTVTVSGSLGTGFQTVPVTVGDTQASVRLNVARRGTPEWHHNNAGIGDDTSQGEANLDGTGFSYSGQQLANAGLAPGATVSWKDFRFTWPSRRKGEWDNLRPGTQPLEVAAPAGATKIAFLGSGTQGDPQSKVTVTYTDGTTSTATLGFSDWILDWNQDQPSFGNEIVATTPYRLYWGSWALHPINAYVYASQPIALDPAKKVKSLTFAPVDEGQMHIFTWAFA from the coding sequence GTGTCTGTTTGGTCCTTACCCGTCGTCGCCGCGCTCGTCGCGGGCGCGGCGTTCCCGCCAGGGCTGGCGACCCTGGCCGCCCAGGACGTCGACATGGTGCGCGATCCGGCCGCGCTGGTCAACGTCTTCCACGGTACGAAGGAGGCCGCCACCGACTTCGGCCACGGCGGCGGGGGCGGGATGACCTTCCCCGGCGCGGTGCTGCCGTTCGGGATGATGCAGTGGAGCCCCGACACGGTGGCCGACGCCGGCGGCGGCTACCGGTGGGAGGACAACCGGCTGCGCGGCTACTCGATGACGCACATCTCGGGGCCGGGCTGCACCGGGGCGCAGGACTTCCCGGTGATGCCGTTCTCCGGCGCGATCGGCCGCTCGCCCGCCACGCACGGCGAGGACTACGTCCAGACCTTCAGCCACGCCAACGAGCGGGCCGCGCCCGGCTTCTACAGCGGCACGCTGGACACCGGCGTCAAGACGGAGCTGTCGGTCAGCACGCGCGCCGGCGTGGCCCGTTTCACCTTCCCGCAGGGCAAGCCCGGCACGGTGCTGCTCAACACCAGCGGCTCGATCAACGGCGTCGACGACGGCGAGACCAGGATCAGCGGCAACACGGTCCAGGGCTGGGTGCAGACGGGCGGCTTCTGCGGCCCGCCCATGCGCTACAAGGTGTACTTCCACGCCGTCTTCGACCAGCCGGTCACGGCGTACGGCACCTGGAAGGACGACGAGGTGCGGCCCGGCACGCAGAGCGTCGCCAACGCCGGCGAGGCGCGCGTGCAGGGCGACGTGGTCACCCAGGACGACGTGGTCGTCAACGGGCCGGGCTCGGGGGCGTACCTGCAGTTCGACCCGGCGCGGCCGGTGCAGATGCGGGTCGGGCTGTCGTACGTGAGCATCGACGGCGCGGCGAAGAACCTGGCCGCCGAGATCGCCGCCAAGAGCCTGGACCAGGTGCGGTCGGAGGCCGCGGCGGTGTGGGACCAGCGGCTCGGCCAGGTGCGGGTCGGCGGCGGCACCGACGCGCAGCGGCGCACCTTCTACAGCAACCTCTACCACGCGCTGCTGCAGCCGTACGTGTTCGAGGACGTGGACGGCGCCTACACCGGCATGGACGGCAAGCCGCGCACGGTCGCCGCGGGCCGGCACCACTACGCGACCTTCTCCGGCTGGGACATCTACCGCAGCGAGGTCCAGCTCCTGGCCCTGCTCGCGCCCGACGTGGCCGGCGACATCGCCCAGTCCATGTACGACAACGCGATGGCGCTCGGCAACGTGTGGGACCGCTGGTCGCACCAGACGGCCGTCACCGGCGTCATGGTGGGCGACCCGTACCACGTGATCCTGTCCACCATGTACGCCTTCGGCGCCCGCGGCTTCGACTACTCCTCGGCGCTGAAGGCGATGGCGGAGGCCGCCCGCCGGGTCGGCCCGATGGACATCGGCCACCCGCTGCTCGGCTACGACGAGCGACCCGGCAACGCCGCCTACATGAGCAAGGGCTACGTCCCCGTCGACCCGTCCGCGACGCTCGAGTACGGCGCCGCCGACTTCGGCATCGCCCAGCTCGCCACCAGGCTCGGCGACCGGGCGACGGCCGGCGAGTTCATGAAGCGGGCGCAGGCCGCCTGGCAGAGCATGTACAACCCGGGCGAGGACTGGATCCAGCCGCGCATGGGCGACGGCTCGTTCAAGGCGCCGTTCGACCCGGCCGCGCCGGACGTCTACATGGAGGGCAACGGCGCCCAGTACCACTGGATGGTGCCGTACAACCCGGCCGGCCTCTTCACCGCGATGGGCGGCGCGGCCAAGGTGGAGGCCCGGCTCGACGGCTACTTCAAGGAGCTGAACGCCGGCCCGGCCGAGCCCTACTCCTACCTGGGCAACGAGCCGGGGCTGGGCTCGCCGTGGCTGTACTCGTGGCTGGGCAAGCCGTACAAGACGCAGGAAGTGGTGCGCAGGGCGCAGAAGGAGCTGTTCGGGCCGGGCCCGGACGGGCTGGTCGGCAACGACGACCTCGGCGCGATGGGCTCCTGGTACGTGTGGTCGGCGATCGGCCTGTACCCGGCGATCCCGGGCCGCGCGGAGCTGTTCGTCAGCACGCCGCTGTTCGACCGGATCACCATCGACCGGCCGGCCGGCGACATCGTGGTCAGCGCGCCCGGCGCGGCCGGCGGCTACGTGCGGGCGCTGCGGGTCAACGGCGCGGCGACGACGAAGGCGTGGCTGCCGGAGTCGTTCGCGACGGCGGGCGGGCAGCTCGACGTCACCGTGGGGACCACGGCGAGCACGTCGTTCGGCGCCGCCGCGGCCGACGCGCCGCCCTCGTTCGGGACGGGCTCGCGGGCCTACCTGGCCGGGATGGCGCCGGGCAGCGGCCCGGTGGAGCCGGGCGCGACGTTCAAGGCCGAGCTGGCGGTGCGCTCCCTCGGCGCGGCCGCGTCGGTCGCCTGGCAGGCCAGGCCGCCCGCGGGGATCACCGTGTCGCCGGCGAGCGGCACGCTCAACGTCACCGCCGGCGGCCAGGCCCGGGTGGCGCTCACCGTCACCGTGTCCGGCTCGCTCGGCACCGGATTCCAGACGGTCCCGGTCACGGTGGGCGACACGCAGGCGTCCGTACGGCTGAACGTGGCCCGGCGCGGCACCCCCGAGTGGCACCACAACAACGCCGGCATCGGCGACGACACCAGCCAGGGCGAGGCCAACCTCGACGGCACCGGCTTCAGCTACTCCGGCCAGCAGCTCGCGAACGCGGGCCTCGCCCCGGGCGCGACCGTGAGCTGGAAGGACTTCCGCTTCACCTGGCCGAGCCGCAGGAAGGGCGAGTGGGACAACCTCCGGCCCGGCACCCAGCCGCTGGAGGTGGCCGCCCCGGCCGGCGCGACCAAGATCGCTTTCCTCGGCTCGGGCACGCAGGGCGACCCGCAGTCCAAGGTGACGGTCACCTACACCGACGGCACGACGAGCACGGCCACGCTCGGCTTCAGCGACTGGATCCTCGACTGGAACCAGGACCAGCCGAGCTTCGGCAACGAGATCGTGGCCACCACGCCGTACCGGCTGTACTGGGGCTCGTGGGCGCTGCACCCGATCAACGCCTACGTGTACGCCTCCCAGCCGATCGCGCTGGACCCGGCCAAGAAGGTCAAGAGCCTCACCTTCGCGCCGGTGGACGAGGGCCAGATGCACATCTTCACCTGGGCCTTCGCCTGA
- a CDS encoding NAD-dependent epimerase/dehydratase family protein codes for MRTLVLGGTRFLSREIARQARERGHEVVCAARGQAGDPPPGVEFVRVDRGADGGLAPVQGSFDLVVDVARQPSQVRRAVTELAGRAGHWTFVSSCSVYADTGEANRVLHEPLPAGADEGDPENYGPAKVACERVVGDGALLVRAGLIVGPEDESDRFTYWVERLARGGPVLAPGSPDDLVQLVDVRDLSTWMLDAAEKGLTGPYDATSLPFTRGELLASIAEGLKVKPELVWAGQEFLLGQEVRPWAGPRSLPMWLPLPEYAGFMARDTSPTLDAGLRIRPVAETARDTLAWLRASGHPVSRAGLTPAEETELLSRLR; via the coding sequence ATGCGGACACTCGTTCTAGGCGGTACCCGGTTCCTGTCCAGGGAGATCGCGCGGCAGGCGCGCGAGCGCGGCCACGAGGTGGTGTGCGCGGCGCGCGGGCAGGCCGGCGACCCGCCGCCGGGGGTGGAGTTCGTCCGGGTCGATCGCGGCGCGGACGGCGGGCTCGCCCCGGTGCAGGGCAGCTTCGACCTGGTCGTGGACGTCGCCCGGCAGCCGAGCCAGGTGCGGCGGGCGGTGACGGAGCTGGCCGGCCGGGCCGGGCACTGGACGTTCGTCTCCTCGTGCAGCGTCTACGCCGACACCGGCGAGGCCAACCGGGTGCTGCACGAGCCGCTGCCGGCCGGCGCCGACGAGGGCGACCCGGAGAACTACGGGCCGGCCAAGGTGGCGTGCGAGCGCGTCGTCGGCGACGGCGCGCTCCTCGTCCGGGCCGGGCTGATCGTCGGCCCGGAGGACGAGTCCGACCGTTTCACCTACTGGGTCGAGCGGCTGGCGCGGGGCGGCCCGGTCCTCGCGCCGGGCTCCCCTGACGACCTCGTGCAGCTCGTCGACGTCCGCGACCTGAGCACCTGGATGCTCGACGCCGCCGAGAAGGGGCTCACCGGCCCCTACGACGCGACTTCCCTCCCCTTCACCAGGGGCGAGCTGCTGGCCAGCATCGCCGAGGGCCTGAAGGTGAAGCCCGAGCTGGTCTGGGCGGGTCAGGAGTTCCTGCTCGGCCAGGAGGTGCGGCCGTGGGCGGGGCCGCGGTCACTGCCGATGTGGCTGCCCCTCCCCGAGTACGCCGGTTTCATGGCCCGCGACACCTCGCCCACGCTGGACGCCGGGCTGCGCATCCGGCCGGTCGCCGAGACCGCCCGCGACACGCTCGCCTGGCTGCGCGCGTCCGGCCACCCGGTGAGCCGCGCCGGCCTCACCCCCGCCGAGGAGACGGAGCTCCTGAGCCGCCTCCGCTGA